From Mastacembelus armatus chromosome 13, fMasArm1.2, whole genome shotgun sequence, one genomic window encodes:
- the LOC113125178 gene encoding extracellular calcium-sensing receptor-like — MLTAAGVSAEASSVKCKLQGTTLLPAFSMDGDYVIGGVFSIRLYEQTVENKYTTVPQPLKCTGSIDGRVLRFTRAMVFAIEEINNSTKLLPGIRLGYLIYDSCASVPMAVHVAFPLSNGLDPEFYTSDNCSKSGMVMAVIGTSGSTSSISITRIIGSFNIPQVSYSATCACLSDKRQYPNFFRTVPSDHFQAAALAKLVKHFGWTWIGAVRSDSDYGNNGMASFLYAAHKEGICVEYSESFYRSNPRSRIQRVADVIRRSTALVVVAFAAFEDLKFLLKEMSQEPSPPRQWIGSEDWITHSDMLSFTFCAGAIGFGIQKSVIPGLRNFLLDLSPTKVAASPILTEFWESAFNCRLEKSAATDKKVCDGTEDIQKLQSPYTDTSQFRITNMVYKAVYAIAHAIHNAVCQETNSTTQCDRISSIEPKQVLTNLKKVNFSQNGYPVSFDANGDPVATYELVNLQKSESGSIVFVTVGQYDASLPLGQEFHINRNITWVEGRTQVPVSVCTDSCPKGTHKVLQKGKPICCYDCVPCPEGEISNATDSTDCFPCPNEFWPNAEKDTCVPKPVEFLSFSEILGVILATFSVGGACLAIITATIFFQHRTSPIVRANNSELSFLLLFSLTLCFLCSLTFIGAPSEWSCMLRHTAFGITFVLCISCVLGKTMVVLMAFKATLPGSNVMKWFGPLQQRMTVILFTFIQVLICTVWLIVSPPFPMKNFTIYKERIILECALGSAIGFWAVLGYIGLLAVFCFVLAVLARKLPDNFNEAKFITFSMLIFCAVWITFIPAYVSSPGKFTVAVEIFAILASSFGLILCIFAPKCFIILF; from the exons ATGCTGA ctgctgctggggtcagtgctgaggcttcatctgtgaaatgtaaactgcaaggTACCACTCTTCTTCCTGCCTTCTCAATGGATGGTGATTACGTTATTGGAGGTGTTTTCTCTATACGCCTATATGAGCAAACAGTGGAGAATAAATACACCACAGTGCCTCAGCCACTGAAGTGCACAGGGAG CATTGACGGCCGTGTGCTGCGCTTTACACGTGCAATGGTTTTTGCCATTGAGGagattaacaacagtacaaagctGCTCCCAGGCATCAGGCTCGGTTATCTGATCTATGACTCATGTGCCTCAGTGCCCATGGCGGTGCATGTGGCATTTCCACTTTCTAATGGCCTGGACCCTGAGTTTTATACCAGTGACAACTGCTCAAAATCTGGTATGGTGATGGCTGTTATTGGTACATCTGGGTCCACATCATCCATCAGCATTACACGCATCATTGGGTCCTTTAATATTCCTCAA GTGAGTTACTCTGCCACTTGTGCATGCCTATCTGATAAGCGTCAGTACCCGAATTTCTTCAGAACGGTCCCTAGTGACcatttccaggctgctgctctggccaAGCTGGTGAAACACTTTGGCTGGACTTGGATAGGTGCTGTCCGGTCAGATTCAGACTATGGAAATAATGGCATGGCATCTTTTCTGTACGCAGCACACAAAGAGGGGATCTGTGTTGAATACTCTGAATCTTTCTATCGGTCCAACCCACGTAGCAGGATCCAGAGAGTGGCTGATGTTATCCGCAG GTCAACAGCTCTGGTTGTTGTGGCATTTGCAGCCTTTGAAGACCTGAAGTTCCTGCTGAAGGAGATGTCTCAGGAACCTTCCCCACCTCGTCAGTGGATAGGCAGTGAGGACTGGATAACCCATTCAGACATGTTAAGTTTTACCTTTTGTGCCGGAGCCATTGGATTTGGGATTCAGAAATCTGTCATCCCAGGTCTGAGAAACTTCCTGCTGGATCTCTCTCCTACTAAAGTGGCAGCTTCCCCAATTCTTACTGAGTTCTGGGAGAGTGCATTCAactgcagactggaaaaaa GTGCTGCCACAGACAAGAAAGTGTGTGATGGAACTGAGGACATACAGAAACTCCAGAGCCCGTACACTGACACATCTCAGTTTCGAATCACTAACATGGTGTACAAGGCTGTTTATGCAATAGCACATGCCATTCATAATGCAGTGTGTCAGGAGACTAATTCTACAACTCAGTGTGACAGAATCAGCAGCATAGAGCCCAAACAG GTTCTTACTAATCTGAAGAAAGTAAACTTTTCCCAAAATGGTTATCCTGTGTCATTTGATGCCAATGGGGATCCTGTGGCCACATATGAGCTGGTTAACTTGCAGAAAAGTGAGAGTGGCagcattgtgtttgtgacagtAGGGCAATATGATGCATCACTGCCACTGGGCCAGGAGTTCCATATCAACAGGAACATCacctgggtggaaggcaggacaCAA gttcctgtgtcagtgtgcactgacagctgtcctaaaggaactcataaagtgctgcagaaaggaaaacccaTCTGCTGTTATGATTGTGTACCATGTCCTGAGGGAGAGATTAGCAATGCTACAG attccaCTGATTGTTTCCCTTGTCCCAATGAGTTCTGGCctaatgcagagaaagacacatgtGTTCCCAAGCCTGTagagtttctttccttcagtgagATCCTGGGAGTCATCCTGGCTACATTCTCAGTTGGTGGTGCCTGTCTGGCCATTATAACAGCGACTATATTCTTTCAACACAGAACATCCCCGATTGTCAGGgccaacaactctgagctgagcttcctgctgctcttctccctgactctgtgtttcttatgttcattaactttcattGGAGCACCCTCTGAGTGGTCCTGCATGCTGCGCCACACAGCGTTTGGGATcacctttgtcctctgtatctcttgtgttctggggaaaactatggtggtgttaatggccttcaaagctacacttccaggtagtaatgtcatgaaatggtttGGTCCTCTACAGCAAAGAATGACtgtaatattatttacatttatccaaGTTTTAATATGTACTGTTTGGTTGATTGTTAGCCCCCCTTTTCCAATGAAAAACTTCAccatatacaaagaaagaatcatCCTGGAGTGTGCGTTAGGCTCAGCTATTGGGTTCTGGGCTGTGCTCGGGTACATAGGCCTGCTggctgtcttttgctttgtgttagctGTCCTGGCCCGGAAACTGcctgataattttaatgaagccaagtttatcaccttcagcatgctgatattctgtgcagtctggatcacttttatcccagcatatgtcagctctcctgggaagtttactgtggctgtggagatatttgccattctggcctccagttttggactaatattgtgtatatttgctccaaagtgttttatcattttgttttag
- the LOC113124016 gene encoding extracellular calcium-sensing receptor-like — protein MDGDYVIGGVFAIHYNMQTVNYTYTTVPQPLKCTGSTDTRELRFSRAMVFAIEEINNSTKLLPGIRLGYQIYDSCASVPMAVNVAFQLSNGLDPEFYTSDNCSKSGMVMAVVAESGSTSSISISRIIGSFNIPQVSHFATCACLSNKRQYPNFFRTIPSDHFQAAALAKLVKDFGWTWIGAVRSDSVYGNNGMASFLEAAHKEGICVEYSESFYRTNPRSRIQRVADIIHRSTSMVVVAFASPGDMMILLEELSHKPSQPRQWIGSEDWITHPDMLSFTFCAGAIGFGIQKSVIPGLRNFLLDLSPTKVAASPILTEFWESAFNCRLEKSAATDKKVCDGTEDIQKLQSPYTDTSQLRITNMVYKAVYAIAHAIHNAVCQETNSTTQCDRINSIEPKQVLTHLKKVNFSQNGYPVSFDANGDPVATYELVNWQKSESGSIVLVTVGQYDASLPLGQEFHINRNITWVEGRTQVPVSVCTDSCPKGTHKVLQKGKPICCYDCVPCPEGEISNATDSTDCFPCPNEFWPNAEKDTCFPKLVEFLSFSEILGVILATFSVGGACLAIITATIFFQHRTSPIVRANNSELSFLLLFSLTLCFLCSLTFIGAPSEWSCMLCHTAFGITFVLCISCVLGKTMVVLMAFKATLPGSNVMKWFGPTQQRMTVLSFTFIQVLICTVWLIVSPPFPMKNFTIYKERIILECALGSAIGFWAVLGYIGLLAVFCFVLAVLARKLPDNFNEAKFITFSMLIFCAVWITFIPAYVSSPGKFTVAVEIFAILASSFGLILCIFAPKCFIILFKPEKNTKKHLMNKNQS, from the exons ATGGATGGTGATTACGTTATTGGGGGTGTTTTTGCTATACACTACAACATGCAAACTGTGAATTATACCTACACCACAGTGCCTCAGCCACTGAAGTGCACAGGGAG CACTGACACCCGTGAACTGCGCTTTTCACGTGCAATGGTCTTTGCCATTGAGGagattaacaacagtacaaagctGCTCCCAGGCATCAGGCTCGGTTATCAGATCTATGACTCATGTGCCTCAGTGCCCATGGCGGTGAATGtggcatttcagctttctaatGGTCTGGACCCTGAGTTTTATACCAGTGACAACTGCTCAAAATCTGGTATGGTGATGGCTGTTGTTGCTGAATCTGGGTCCACATCATCCATCAGCATTTCACGCATCATTGGATCCTTTAATATTCCTCAA GTGAGTCACTTTGCCACTTGTGCATGCCTATCCAATAAGCGTCAGTACCCGAATTTCTTCAGAACAATTCCCAGTGACcatttccaggctgctgctctggccaAGCTGGTGAAAGACTTTGGCTGGACTTGGATAGGTGCTGTCCGGTCAGATTCAGTCTATGGAAATAATGGCATGGCGTCTTTTCTGGAGGCAGCACACAAAGAGGGGATCTGTGTTGAATACTCTGAATCTTTCTATCGGACCAACCCACGTAGCAGGATCCAGAGAGTGGCTGATATTATCCACAG GTCAACATCTATGGTTGTGGTTGCATTTGCATCCCCTGGAGACATGATGATCCTGTTGGAGGAGCTGTCCCATAAACCTTCCCAACCTCGTCAGTGGATAGGCAGTGAGGACTGGATAACCCATCCAGACATGTTAAGTTTTACCTTTTGTGCCGGAGCCATTGGATTTGGGATTCAGAAATCTGTCATCCCAGGTCTGAGAAACTTCCTGCTGGATCTCTCTCCTACTAAAGTGGCAGCTTCCCCAATTCTTACTGAGTTCTGGGAGAGTGCATTCAactgcagactggaaaaaa GTGCTGCCACAGACAAGAAAGTGTGTGATGGAACTGAGGACATACAGAAACTCCAGAGCCCGTACACTGACACATCTCAGCTCCGAATCACTAACATGGTGTACAAGGCTGTTTATGCAATAGCACATGCCATTCATAATGCAGTGTGTCAGGAGACTAATTCTACAACTCAGTGTGACAGAATCAACAGCATAGAGCCCAAACAG GTTCTTACTCATCTGAAGAAAGTAAATTTCTCCCAAAATGGTTATCCTGTGTCATTTGATGCCAATGGGGATCCTGTGGCCACATATGAGCTGGTTAACTGGCAGAAAAGTGAGAGTGGCAGCATTGTGTTGGTGACAGTAGGGCAATATGATGCATCACTGCCACTGGGCCAGGAGTTCCATATCAACAGGAACATCacctgggtggaaggcaggacaCAA gttcctgtgtcagtgtgcactgacagctgtcctaaaggaactcataaagtgctgcagaaaggaaaacccaTCTGCTGTTATGATTGTGTACCATGTCCTGAGGGAGAGATTAGCAATGCTACAG attccaCTGATTGTTTCCCTTGTCCCAATGAGTTCTGGCCTAACgcagagaaagacacatgttTTCCTAAGCTTGTagagtttctttccttcagtgagATCCTGGGAGTCATCCTGGCTACGTTCTCAGTTGGTGGTGCCTGTCTGGCCATTATAACAGCGACTATATTCTTTCAACACAGAACCTCCCCGATTGTCAGGgccaacaactctgagctgagcttcctgctgctcttctccctgactctgtgtttcttatgttcattaactttcattGGAGCACCCTCTGAGTGGTCCTGCATGCTGTGCCACACAGCGTTTGGGATcacctttgtcctctgtatctcttgtgttctggggaaaactatggtggtgttaatggccttcaaagctacacttccaggtagtaatgtcatgaaatggtttGGTCCTACCCAGCAAAGAATGACTGtattatcatttacatttatccaaGTTTTAATATGTACTGTTTGGTTGATTGTTAGTCCCCCTTTTCCAATGAAAAACTTCAccatatacaaagaaagaatcatCCTGGAGTGTGCGTTAGGCTCAGCTATTGGGTTCTGGGCTGTGCTCGGGTACATAGGCCTGCTggctgtcttttgctttgtgttagctGTCCTGGCCAGGAAACTGcctgataattttaatgaagccaagtttatcaccttcagcatgctgatattctgtgcagtctggatcacttttatcccagcatatgtcagctctcctgggaagtttactgtggctgtggagatatttgccattctggcctccagttttggactaatattgtgtatatttgctccaaagtgttttatcattttgtttaagccagagaagaacaccaagaaacatctgatgaacaAAAATCAATCCTAG
- the LOC113124122 gene encoding extracellular calcium-sensing receptor-like: protein MDGDYVIGGVVSIHLYGQTVENNYTTKPEPLKCTGSIDARELRFSRAMVFAIEEINNSTKLLPGIRLGYQIYDSCASVPMAVNVAFQLSNGLDPEFYTSDNCSKSGMVMAVIGESGSTPSISISRIIGSFNIPQVSYSATCACLSDKHQYPNFFRTIPSDHFQAAALAKLVKHFGWTWIGAVRSDSDYGNNGMVSFLETAHKEGICVEYSESFYRTNPRSRIQRVADVIRRSTSMVVVAFAASGDIKILLEELSRKPSPPRQWIGSEDWITHPDMLSFTFCAGAIGFGIQKSVIPGLRNFLLDLSPTKVAASPILTEFWESAFNCRLEKSAATDKKVCDGTEDIQKLQNPYTETSQLRITNMVYKAVYAIAHAIHNAVCQETNSTTQCDRINSIEPKQVLTHLKKVNFSQNGYPVSFDANGDPLATYELVNWQKSESGSIVFVTVGQYDASLPLGQEFHINRNITWVEGRTQVPVSVCTDSCPKGTHKVLQKGKPICCYDCVPCPEGEISNATDSTDCFPCPNEFWPNAEKDTCFPKPVEFLSFSEILGVILATFSVGGACLAIITATIFFQHRTSPIVRANNSELSFLLLFSLTLCFLCSLTFIGAPSEWSCMLRHTAFGITFVLCISCVLGKTMVVLMAFKATLPGSNVMKWFGPTQQRMTVILFTFIQVLICTVWLIVSPPFPMKNFTIYKERIILECALGSAIGFWAVLGYIGLLAVFCFVLAVLARKLPDNFNEAKFITFSMLIFCAVWITFIPAYVSSPGKFTVAVEIFAILASSFGLILCIFAPKCFIILFKPEKNTKKNLMNKNQS, encoded by the exons ATGGATGGTGATTACGTTATCGGGGGTGTCGTCTCTATACAcctttatgggcaaacagtggAGAATAACTACACCACAAAGCCTGAGCCACTGAAGTGCACAGGGAG CATTGACGCCCGTGAACTGCGCTTTTCACGTGCAATGGTCTTTGCCATTGAGGagattaacaacagtacaaagctGCTCCCAGGCATCAGGCTCGGTTATCAGATCTATGACTCATGTGCCTCAGTGCCCATGGCGGTGAATGtggcatttcagctttctaatGGTCTGGACCCTGAGTTTTATACCAGTGACAACTGCTCAAAATCTGGTATGGTGATGGCTGTTATTGGTGAATCTGGGTCCACACCATCCATCAGCATTTCACGCATCATTGGGTCCTTTAATATTCCTCAA GTGAGTTACTCTGCCACTTGTGCATGCCTATCTGATAAACATCAGTACCCGAATTTCTTCAGAACAATCCCTAGTGACcatttccaggctgctgctctggccaAGCTGGTGAAACACTTTGGCTGGACTTGGATAGGTGCTGTCCGGTCAGATTCAGACTATGGAAATAATGGCATGGTGTCTTTTCTGGAGACAGCACACAAAGAGGGGATCTGTGTTGAATACTCTGAATCTTTCTATCGGACCAACCCACGTAGCAGGATCCAGAGAGTGGCTGATGTTATCCGCAG GTCAACATCTATGGTTGTTGTGGCATTTGCAGCCTCTGGAGACATTAAAATCCTGTTGGAGGAGCTGTCCCGTAAACCTTCCCCACCTCGTCAGTGGATAGGCAGTGAGGACTGGATAACCCATCCAGACATGTTAAGTTTTACCTTTTGTGCCGGAGCCATCGGATTTGGGATTCAGAAATCTGTCATCCCAGGCCTGAGAAATTTCCTGCTGGATCTGTCTCCTACTAAAGTGGCAGCTTCCCCAATTCTTACTGAGTTCTGGGAGAGTGCATTCAactgcagactggaaaaaa gTGCTGCCACAGACAAGAAAGTGTGTGATGGAACTGAGGACATACAGAAACTCCAGAACCCGTACACTGAAACATCTCAACTCCGAATCACTAACATGGTGTACAAGGCTGTTTATGCAATAGCACATGCCATTCATAATGCAGTGTGTCAGGAGACTAATTCTACAACTCAGTGTGACAGAATCAACAGCATAGAGCCCAAACAG GTTCTTACACATCTGAAGAAAGTAAACTTTTCCCAAAATGGTTATCCTGTGTCATTTGATGCCAATGGGGATCCTTTGGCCACATATGAGCTGGTTAACTGGCAGAAAAGTGAGAGTGGCagcattgtgtttgtgacagtAGGGCAATATGATGCATCACTGCCACTGGGCCAGGAGTTCCATATCAACAGGAACATCacctgggtggaaggcaggacaCAA gttcctgtgtcagtgtgcactgacagctgtcctaaaggaactcataaagtgctgcagaaaggaaaacccaTCTGCTGTTATGATTGTGTACCATGTCCTGAGGGAGAGATTAGCAATGCTACAG attccaCTGATTGTTTCCCTTGTCCCAATGAGTTCTGGCctaatgcagagaaagacacatgttTTCCCAAGCCTGTagagtttctttccttcagtgagATCCTGGGAGTCATCCTGGCTACGTTCTCAGTTGGTGGTGCCTGTCTGGCCATTATAACAGCGACTATATTCTTTCAACACAGAACATCCCCGATTGTCAGGgccaacaactctgagctgagcttcctgctgctcttctccctgactctgtgtttcttatgttcattaactttcattGGAGCACCCTCTGAGTGGTCCTGCATGCTGCGCCACACAGCGTTTGGGATcacctttgtcctctgtatctcttgtgtcctggggaaaactatggtggtgttaatggccttcaaagctacacttccaggtagtaatgtcatgaaatggtttGGTCCTACCCAGCAAAGAATGACtgtaatattatttacatttatccaaGTTTTAATATGTACTGTTTGGTTGATTGTTAGTCCCCCTTTTCCAATGAAAAACTTCAccatatacaaagaaagaatcatCCTGGAGTGTGCGTTAGGCTCAGCTATTGGGTTCTGGGCTGTGCTCGGGTACATAGGCCTGCTggctgtcttttgctttgtgttagctGTCCTGGCCCGGAAACTGCCTGATAATTTTAACGAAGccaagtttatcaccttcagcatgctgatattctgtgcagtctggatcacttttatcccagcatatgtcagctctcctgggaagtttactgtggctgtggagatatttgccattctggcctccagttttggactaatattgtgtatatttgctccaaagtgtttcatcattttgtttaagcCAGAGAAGAACACCAAGAAAAATCTGATGAACAAAAATCAATCCTAG